In Stutzerimonas stutzeri, the sequence ACATCCATGCCGCTGTGATCGAACACATCCTCGACTTCTTCCTGAACGGCGTCGACAAGATCGTGGAAGCGGGCTTCGCTCAAACTCATGAATCGGTTTCCTTCGGTACGGGGTGCACGGCGGCACCCGGCCACCGACGATCCCGACGAGCTTAGCAGGCCACCGCCGCGTCTAGCGAGCGATGGCCCGGACGGCAGGCGATATGTCCGCTGACGCGCGCACCCACATAGGCAATCCGGTGGGTGCTGGGTATACTCCGGCCATCGATTTTCCAAGGATTGCTCCCCAATGAAGCGCCTATTGCTTCCATTCATCGCACTCGCGGTTCTCGCGTCCGCACTCGGCGGCTGCGGCCAG encodes:
- the lptM gene encoding LPS translocon maturation chaperone LptM, which translates into the protein MKRLLLPFIALAVLASALGGCGQKGPLYHPDDEATAKERSKDRFEL